From Blattabacterium cuenoti, a single genomic window includes:
- a CDS encoding peptidylprolyl isomerase, with product MINFIKKYFFAVFLCNFFLYSHSLEKLSGISTIIGNDIILDSEIEDDRKLFCHSNMINDFLIQKLMLIHAKQDKSIQISDQELRLKTQEFLSELKNQHINQGKFFLTEFENQYFLNKLTEEIKNKQYIDKFYKKKTDDVEVYPEEIKYFFTNKQNQISNKKICISYIIFYPKLSQIHKKRIINFLNQIKKEIRSDIDFSSKAILFSEEDSSALKGGVVKGMKINHLSNKFSHFVLSLKEGEISEPFESDLGFHLVKLEKKRKNEIDFRHIFIKPKYSKYELKKTKSFIKFFRNRIHKINIDKIPNFLIQNKIVEVMIQNPICLEENQLSKKLILSLKKEKITNPYQETINGKEGFVVIKLLDQIPFYTYKPDSFSFEKDYDKLKNFVIDFKKKETIKNWAKEMLKKTYYVKINC from the coding sequence ATGATAAATTTTATTAAAAAATATTTTTTTGCCGTTTTTTTATGTAATTTCTTTTTATACTCGCATTCTTTAGAAAAACTAAGCGGAATTTCTACAATAATTGGAAATGATATTATTTTAGACTCTGAAATTGAAGACGATAGAAAATTGTTTTGTCATAGCAATATGATAAATGATTTTTTAATACAAAAATTAATGCTTATTCATGCGAAACAAGATAAAAGTATACAAATTAGTGATCAAGAATTAAGATTGAAAACTCAAGAATTTTTGTCAGAACTTAAAAATCAGCATATAAATCAAGGAAAATTTTTTTTAACAGAGTTTGAAAACCAATATTTTTTGAATAAATTAACTGAAGAAATCAAGAATAAACAGTATATAGATAAATTTTATAAGAAAAAAACAGACGATGTAGAAGTTTATCCAGAAGAAATAAAATATTTTTTTACGAATAAACAAAATCAAATATCTAATAAAAAAATATGTATCTCTTATATAATTTTTTATCCTAAATTAAGCCAAATTCATAAAAAAAGAATAATAAATTTTTTAAATCAAATTAAAAAAGAAATACGTTCTGATATAGATTTTTCCAGCAAAGCTATTTTATTTTCTGAAGAAGATTCATCTGCATTGAAAGGTGGAGTTGTAAAAGGAATGAAAATAAATCATCTTTCAAATAAATTTTCACATTTCGTTCTTTCTTTAAAAGAAGGAGAAATATCTGAACCGTTTGAAAGTGATTTAGGATTTCATCTCGTTAAATTAGAAAAGAAAAGAAAAAATGAGATTGATTTCAGACATATTTTCATAAAACCTAAATATTCAAAATATGAATTAAAAAAAACAAAATCATTTATAAAATTTTTTAGGAATCGTATCCATAAAATAAATATAGATAAAATACCTAATTTTTTGATTCAAAATAAAATAGTGGAGGTGATGATACAAAATCCAATTTGTTTAGAAGAGAATCAACTATCCAAAAAATTAATCCTTTCTTTAAAAAAAGAAAAAATTACTAATCCTTATCAGGAAACTATCAATGGAAAAGAAGGATTTGTTGTCATAAAATTATTGGATCAAATTCCATTTTATACATATAAACCTGATTCTTTTTCCTTTGAAAAGGATTATGATAAATTGAAAAATTTTGTGATAGATTTCAAAAAAAAAGAAACGATTAAAAATTGGGCAAAAGAAATGTTAAAAAAAACTTATTACGTCAAGATTAATTGTTAA
- the lptB gene encoding LPS export ABC transporter ATP-binding protein, giving the protein MTLKANNIYKKYKNRYVVKNVSIQLNKGEIVGLIGPNGAGKTTSFYMIVGLIKPDKGKIFLCNQDITSNPMYKRSQKGIGYLSQEPSIFRKLSVKNNILCILEMQKISNQEKKRRTEKLMKEFGLENIQNNRGDLISGGERRRTEIARCLAINPKFILLDEPFSGIDPIAIEELQKIILSLKKKNIGILITDHNVQEIFTITDRIYLIFNGKIIKYGSTTEIIEDPVVKKIYLGNKIIKFENKK; this is encoded by the coding sequence ATGACTTTAAAAGCGAATAATATATATAAAAAATACAAAAATAGATATGTAGTAAAAAATGTTTCAATTCAATTGAATAAAGGGGAAATAGTAGGATTAATAGGACCTAATGGTGCTGGAAAAACAACTTCTTTTTATATGATTGTAGGTTTAATTAAACCAGATAAAGGAAAAATATTTCTTTGCAATCAAGATATCACATCAAATCCCATGTATAAACGTTCTCAAAAAGGAATTGGATATTTATCTCAAGAACCATCTATATTTAGAAAATTATCTGTAAAAAATAATATTTTATGCATATTAGAAATGCAGAAAATATCGAATCAGGAAAAAAAAAGAAGAACAGAAAAACTTATGAAAGAATTTGGATTAGAAAATATACAAAATAATCGGGGAGATCTTATTTCTGGAGGAGAACGAAGACGTACCGAAATTGCTAGATGTTTGGCTATTAATCCTAAATTTATTCTTTTAGATGAACCTTTTTCTGGAATCGATCCAATTGCTATAGAAGAATTACAAAAAATAATTCTTTCTCTTAAAAAAAAAAATATAGGTATATTAATTACAGATCACAATGTGCAAGAAATTTTTACAATAACAGATCGTATTTATTTAATATTTAATGGAAAAATTATAAAATACGGATCCACTACAGAAATCATAGAAGATCCAGTAGTGAAAAAAATTTATTTAGGAAATAAAATTATAAAATTTGAAAATAAAAAATGA
- a CDS encoding thiamine diphosphokinase, with protein MNHRFDGPEIGLFLNGEIPPYLKKEFSFYQKIFAVDGAFHYLNTFGISVDYIIGDFDSILLKKDISLEKTHLLKTYDQKYTDFDKALNIIHHQGFLNINVWGGSGMEQDHFLGNLSTALKYKNKLSIIFHDKYHFYFFSDKKTSFYQKKNKKVSLFPFHQVEGLSTNGLKFSMKKALLKIGKNIGIRNEAFHRKIEINYKKGELLIFIEK; from the coding sequence ATGAATCATCGATTTGATGGACCAGAAATAGGATTATTTCTTAATGGAGAAATTCCTCCTTATTTAAAAAAGGAATTTTCTTTTTATCAAAAAATATTTGCAGTAGATGGAGCTTTTCATTATTTAAATACATTTGGAATTTCAGTAGATTATATAATTGGTGATTTTGATTCAATTCTTTTAAAAAAAGATATTTCTTTAGAAAAAACTCATTTATTGAAAACTTATGATCAAAAATACACGGATTTTGATAAAGCTTTAAATATTATTCATCATCAGGGATTTCTAAACATAAATGTTTGGGGCGGAAGTGGTATGGAACAAGATCATTTTTTAGGTAATCTATCCACAGCTCTAAAATATAAAAATAAATTATCTATTATCTTTCATGATAAGTATCATTTTTATTTTTTTTCTGATAAAAAAACTTCTTTTTATCAGAAAAAAAATAAAAAGGTATCTTTATTTCCTTTCCATCAAGTAGAAGGATTATCCACTAACGGACTAAAATTTTCAATGAAAAAAGCTTTATTAAAAATAGGAAAAAATATAGGAATAAGAAATGAAGCTTTTCATAGAAAAATAGAAATAAATTATAAAAAAGGAGAATTGCTAATATTTATAGAAAAATAA
- the mdh gene encoding malate dehydrogenase: MKVTIIGAGNVGTSCASLLAQKDIVKEIILLDIKENFSEGKGLDISQMLPIIKSNTEVIGVTNDYSKSNNSEIIIITCGVTRKPGMSRDDLIKTNAEIIHIVTKKSIFFSPKAKFIIVSNPLDVMAYVSYMTAKIDSYRIIGMAGILDTARYRFFLSKKLNISPIDIQSLLLGGHGDTMVPLYRYTSVSGIPIKEFLSEEENDVIIEKTKKGGEEIVNLLGTSAWMAPSASVIEIVEVILKDSKRIFPCSAFLSGEYGIKNIYLGVPVILGKNGIERIIELQLNQKEKNLLKISANHVKSMIEKLKI; the protein is encoded by the coding sequence ATGAAAGTAACTATTATTGGAGCAGGAAATGTAGGAACTTCTTGTGCTAGTTTATTAGCTCAAAAAGATATCGTCAAAGAAATTATTTTATTGGATATTAAAGAAAACTTTTCAGAGGGAAAAGGTTTAGACATATCTCAAATGCTTCCTATTATAAAATCAAACACTGAAGTGATTGGTGTTACCAACGATTACTCTAAATCCAATAATTCTGAAATTATTATTATTACTTGTGGCGTTACTAGAAAACCCGGAATGAGTAGAGATGATCTTATTAAAACTAATGCAGAAATTATTCATATTGTTACTAAGAAATCCATTTTTTTTTCTCCGAAAGCTAAGTTTATTATTGTATCCAATCCATTGGATGTCATGGCATATGTGAGCTATATGACGGCCAAAATTGATTCTTATCGTATTATTGGAATGGCTGGAATATTAGATACGGCTAGATATCGTTTTTTTTTATCAAAAAAACTCAATATCTCTCCTATTGATATACAATCTCTATTATTAGGAGGACATGGTGACACTATGGTTCCTTTATATAGGTATACATCTGTATCAGGTATTCCTATCAAAGAATTTTTATCTGAAGAAGAAAATGATGTTATTATTGAAAAAACTAAAAAAGGAGGAGAAGAAATCGTTAATTTGTTAGGAACATCTGCTTGGATGGCTCCTAGTGCATCTGTTATAGAAATAGTAGAAGTTATTTTGAAAGATTCTAAACGTATTTTTCCGTGTTCTGCTTTTTTATCAGGAGAATATGGTATAAAAAATATCTATTTGGGAGTTCCAGTTATTTTAGGAAAAAATGGAATAGAAAGAATTATAGAACTACAGTTGAATCAAAAAGAAAAAAACCTATTAAAAATATCTGCCAATCATGTAAAAAGTATGATCGAAAAACTAAAAATATAA
- the gcvP gene encoding aminomethyl-transferring glycine dehydrogenase translates to MKEDYMKIKKFYHRHIGPSCHEINNMLKKLECSSMKDFVNKTIPKEIRFKRKLNLPNSISEYQYLNHIYRISKKNKIYRSYIGLGYKNTITPSVIQRNILENPSWYTPYTPYQSEISQGRLEALINFQTMISDLTGMKISNASMLDESTAAADAMFMIYHEKNKRKKIKNNYYFFISDEILPQTFYVLKTRCFGLGIHIINDSHKNLKKKYKNKKIFGLIISYPSSLGEIYDYTETIEYAKRHNISVIVSTDLLSLSLLKPPGEWGADVVIGSSQSFGIPMGYGGPHAAFFSTHEKYKRFLPGRIIGISIDQKNKKAFRMALQTREQHIKREKATSNICTSQVLPAIMASMYALYHGKKGLIEIANTIHEYTRKLEFLLIHNINHIYQINTFYFDTIRIKTNSIYIDKIKKISERKKTNFRYIDQNHLTITLDETTSQKDINHILSIFHEALYDQNKKIQNKKYVTHNKYKFPSFLTRTSNFLEHKVFQKFHSENEMMRYIKRLEAKDISLIHSMIPLGSCTMKLNASSELFPLSQHEWKNIHPFVPEKQAKGYHFVIQNLKKYLKEITGFSGISLQPNSGAQGEYAGLMVIKHYHLSLKEYKRNIALIPNSSHGTNPASANMAGMKVMLVNTTKDGSIHKKDLLKKVKENKDSLSVLMMTYPSTYGIYEKNIQEIINIIHENGGQVYMDGANMNAQVGLIKPAHLGIDVCHLNLHKTFAIPHGGGGPGMGPICVASHLKPFLPNHPFQKGQNHDKKNKRTLTISSSPYGSSLILTISYAYIRLLGPDGLKKCTEISVLNANYIKEKLKKFYNILYVGENNTVAHELIIDCRTFRDTTNIGVIDIAKRMMDYGYHAPTISFPVEGCMMIEPTESESKEELDRFIETLISIRQEIQEIENGKFSKKSNVLKNAPHSMDILTQSEWKYSYSREKAAYPLHWIKDRKFWPPINRINDVYGDRNLICTCT, encoded by the coding sequence ATGAAAGAAGATTACATGAAAATAAAAAAATTCTATCATAGACATATAGGTCCGTCTTGTCATGAAATTAATAATATGTTGAAAAAATTAGAATGTTCTTCTATGAAAGATTTTGTGAATAAAACGATTCCCAAAGAAATACGTTTCAAAAGAAAATTAAATCTTCCCAATTCTATTTCCGAATATCAATATTTAAATCACATTTATAGAATAAGTAAAAAAAATAAAATTTATCGTTCCTATATAGGATTAGGATATAAAAATACAATAACTCCAAGTGTCATTCAAAGAAATATTTTGGAAAATCCCAGTTGGTACACTCCTTATACCCCTTATCAATCAGAAATATCTCAAGGACGTTTAGAGGCTTTAATTAATTTTCAAACTATGATTTCAGATTTAACCGGTATGAAAATTAGTAATGCCTCTATGTTAGACGAATCTACAGCTGCAGCTGATGCAATGTTCATGATTTATCATGAAAAAAATAAAAGAAAAAAAATAAAAAATAACTATTATTTTTTTATTTCGGATGAAATACTTCCACAAACTTTTTATGTTTTAAAAACTAGATGTTTTGGTTTAGGTATCCATATTATAAATGATTCTCACAAAAATTTAAAAAAAAAATATAAAAATAAAAAAATATTTGGATTAATAATATCTTATCCTTCTAGTTTAGGAGAAATATATGATTATACTGAAACAATTGAATATGCAAAACGTCATAATATATCGGTAATAGTTTCTACAGATCTTTTGTCTTTATCTTTATTAAAACCTCCTGGTGAATGGGGTGCAGATGTTGTAATTGGTAGCAGTCAATCTTTTGGAATCCCTATGGGATATGGAGGTCCTCATGCTGCTTTTTTTTCTACTCATGAAAAATATAAACGTTTTCTTCCTGGAAGAATTATTGGGATCTCTATCGATCAAAAAAATAAAAAAGCGTTTCGAATGGCTTTACAAACAAGAGAACAACACATAAAAAGAGAAAAAGCAACTTCTAACATTTGTACCTCACAAGTACTTCCTGCTATCATGGCTTCTATGTACGCTTTATATCATGGGAAAAAAGGGTTAATAGAAATAGCAAATACAATTCATGAATATACTAGAAAATTAGAATTTTTATTGATTCATAATATTAATCATATCTATCAAATAAATACTTTTTATTTTGATACGATTAGAATTAAAACAAATTCCATTTACATAGATAAGATAAAAAAAATATCAGAACGTAAAAAAACTAATTTCAGATATATAGATCAAAATCATTTAACGATTACTTTAGATGAAACAACTTCTCAAAAAGATATAAATCATATTCTATCAATTTTTCATGAAGCATTATATGATCAGAATAAAAAAATACAGAATAAAAAATATGTAACGCATAATAAATACAAATTTCCTAGTTTTTTAACAAGAACTTCTAATTTTTTAGAACATAAAGTATTTCAAAAATTTCATTCGGAAAATGAGATGATGCGTTATATAAAAAGATTAGAAGCAAAAGATATTTCTTTAATTCATTCCATGATCCCGCTTGGATCATGTACTATGAAATTAAATGCTTCCTCAGAATTGTTTCCTTTAAGTCAACATGAATGGAAAAATATACATCCTTTTGTTCCTGAAAAACAAGCAAAGGGGTATCATTTTGTAATTCAAAATTTAAAAAAATATTTAAAAGAAATTACTGGATTTTCTGGAATTTCTTTACAACCCAATTCAGGAGCTCAAGGAGAATATGCAGGGCTTATGGTGATTAAGCATTATCATCTTTCATTGAAAGAATATAAAAGAAACATAGCATTAATTCCTAATTCTTCTCATGGGACCAATCCAGCATCTGCAAATATGGCTGGAATGAAAGTTATGTTAGTAAATACAACAAAAGATGGATCAATTCATAAAAAAGACTTATTAAAAAAAGTAAAAGAAAATAAAGATTCATTATCTGTGTTAATGATGACTTATCCATCTACTTATGGTATATACGAGAAAAATATTCAAGAAATTATAAATATTATTCATGAAAATGGTGGACAAGTTTATATGGATGGTGCCAATATGAATGCTCAAGTCGGATTAATTAAACCTGCACATTTAGGGATAGATGTATGTCATCTTAATCTTCATAAAACATTTGCTATTCCTCATGGAGGTGGCGGACCTGGTATGGGTCCTATTTGTGTTGCTTCACATTTAAAACCTTTTTTACCAAATCATCCTTTTCAAAAAGGACAAAATCATGACAAAAAAAATAAAAGAACATTAACGATTTCTTCTTCTCCATATGGTTCTTCTTTAATCTTAACAATTTCTTATGCTTATATTCGTTTGTTGGGACCGGATGGTCTAAAAAAATGCACAGAAATATCTGTATTGAATGCAAATTACATAAAAGAAAAATTGAAAAAATTTTATAACATCTTGTATGTCGGAGAAAACAATACTGTAGCACATGAATTAATTATAGATTGTAGAACTTTTAGAGATACAACAAATATAGGAGTTATAGATATAGCTAAAAGAATGATGGATTATGGATATCATGCCCCCACTATATCTTTTCCTGTAGAAGGATGTATGATGATTGAACCTACTGAAAGTGAATCTAAAGAAGAATTAGATCGTTTCATTGAAACTCTTATTAGTATAAGACAAGAAATTCAGGAAATTGAAAATGGAAAATTTTCCAAAAAAAGTAATGTATTAAAAAACGCTCCACATAGTATGGATATTTTGACTCAAAGTGAATGGAAATATTCTTATAGCAGAGAAAAAGCAGCTTATCCTTTACACTGGATTAAAGACAGAAAATTTTGGCCACCAATAAATCGTATTAATGATGTCTATGGAGATAGAAACTTGATATGTACATGTACATAA
- the tsaD gene encoding tRNA (adenosine(37)-N6)-threonylcarbamoyltransferase complex transferase subunit TsaD, with product MKKKPIIIGIESSCDDTGVSIIQNRNVLSNIIIHQNIHKKYGGVVPELASRLHDKNIVKAVQEAILTAKINPYQIDAVSFTLGPGLIGSLLVGASFAKSFSMGLGIPLLTVNHIQAHILVHFIKNANINNSYPTFPFLGLVISGGHTQIIKVSDFFQMKLLGSTLDNSIGEILDKIAIILGFYYPGGPMIEYYSKNGNEKKFTFSKPTVNGLDFSFSGFKSNVLQFIKNKLKDNTFFIKQNISDICASIEKTIAEILLEKVQKAVLKTGIYTIVLAGGVSANHKIRKTFMSFGTKDNRYKIFIPKKEYTTDNGAMIAITGLMKYKRNLFDSIHVTPYAKFKMF from the coding sequence ATGAAAAAAAAACCTATCATTATTGGTATAGAATCATCATGTGATGATACAGGTGTTTCTATTATTCAAAATAGAAATGTGTTATCTAATATTATCATTCATCAAAACATTCATAAAAAATATGGAGGGGTCGTTCCAGAATTAGCTTCAAGACTACATGATAAAAATATAGTAAAAGCTGTTCAAGAAGCTATTTTAACGGCAAAAATCAATCCATATCAAATTGATGCTGTATCTTTCACTTTAGGACCTGGACTTATTGGTTCTTTATTAGTAGGAGCTTCTTTTGCTAAATCATTTTCCATGGGACTAGGAATCCCTTTATTGACTGTAAATCATATACAAGCTCATATACTTGTTCATTTTATAAAAAATGCCAATATAAATAATTCTTATCCAACATTTCCGTTTCTCGGTTTAGTTATAAGCGGGGGACATACTCAGATTATAAAAGTATCTGATTTTTTTCAAATGAAATTATTAGGATCAACTTTAGATAATTCTATAGGAGAAATTCTAGATAAAATAGCTATAATACTAGGGTTTTATTATCCTGGTGGTCCTATGATAGAATATTATTCTAAAAATGGAAATGAAAAAAAATTTACTTTTTCAAAACCTACCGTGAATGGATTAGATTTTAGTTTTAGTGGATTTAAAAGTAATGTTTTGCAATTTATCAAAAATAAATTAAAAGATAACACATTTTTTATAAAACAAAATATATCTGATATTTGTGCTTCTATAGAAAAAACTATAGCAGAAATTCTTTTAGAAAAAGTACAAAAAGCTGTTTTAAAAACGGGAATATACACAATAGTTTTAGCCGGAGGGGTTTCTGCTAATCATAAAATTAGGAAAACATTTATGTCTTTTGGAACAAAAGATAATAGATATAAGATCTTCATTCCAAAAAAAGAATACACCACAGATAATGGGGCTATGATAGCTATTACAGGATTGATGAAATATAAGAGAAATTTATTTGATTCTATTCATGTTACTCCATATGCAAAATTTAAAATGTTTTAA